In Bacillus sp. FJAT-45350, one genomic interval encodes:
- a CDS encoding TIGR04104 family putative zinc finger protein codes for MSKQKCTKCEHDLSWKAIQGSFLRGYRPISCPECGTEHKVKEHSKLIVAVLVAFPPVFFILVLASAFGLTAYQSLLGVFVYLMLIVALIPMIVRYELAENPR; via the coding sequence ATGTCGAAACAAAAATGTACAAAATGTGAACATGATTTATCTTGGAAGGCAATACAAGGTTCATTTTTAAGAGGATATCGTCCTATCTCTTGTCCAGAGTGCGGTACAGAGCATAAAGTTAAGGAACATTCAAAGCTAATTGTTGCGGTACTTGTAGCCTTTCCTCCTGTGTTCTTTATCTTAGTTCTTGCTTCAGCATTTGGCTTAACAGCCTATCAATCATTACTTGGCGTGTTTGTGTATCTAATGCTTATTGTTGCACTTATTCCAATGATCGTAAGGTATGAATTAGCAGAAAATCCTAGATGA